A section of the Ruania halotolerans genome encodes:
- a CDS encoding alpha/beta hydrolase family protein produces MDPADVLEIATTHGLARLHHHPAPDPWATLVLGHGAGGGTRAPDLQAATATAVGAGVSVVLTEQPYRVAGRRAPAPANQLDTAWREVLAALRDGWLAGLPLLTGGRSSGARVACRTADDVGACGVLCLAFPVHPPGKGDDPSKSRLPELAGVTAATLVVQGERDPFGMPPDAPGRTVVQLRGDHSLKGDMPGLRAAVGDWLNLRREAIRLDAP; encoded by the coding sequence ATGGACCCCGCCGACGTGCTTGAGATCGCGACGACGCACGGCCTCGCGCGGCTGCATCACCACCCGGCACCGGATCCGTGGGCGACCCTCGTGCTGGGTCACGGCGCCGGCGGTGGAACCCGTGCCCCCGACCTGCAGGCGGCGACGGCCACGGCCGTCGGTGCGGGTGTGAGCGTGGTGCTCACCGAACAGCCGTACCGGGTGGCTGGGCGGCGGGCGCCTGCGCCCGCGAACCAGTTGGACACCGCGTGGCGGGAGGTGCTCGCGGCCCTGCGGGACGGATGGTTGGCAGGGCTGCCGCTGCTCACGGGCGGGCGCTCCTCCGGTGCGCGGGTGGCATGTCGGACCGCCGACGACGTCGGAGCCTGCGGGGTGCTGTGTCTCGCCTTCCCGGTGCATCCACCGGGCAAAGGTGACGATCCGTCGAAGTCACGCCTTCCGGAGTTGGCTGGAGTCACGGCGGCGACACTTGTCGTCCAAGGTGAGCGGGACCCGTTCGGGATGCCGCCCGATGCACCAGGGCGCACCGTGGTGCAGTTGCGTGGCGACCACTCACTGAAAGGCGATATGCCCGGGCTACGGGCCGCCGTCGGGGACTGGCTGAACCTACGCAGAGAGGCGATCAGGCTCGACGCACCGTGA
- a CDS encoding DUF4097 family beta strand repeat-containing protein, whose product MTSDHSFAVDGPVRLLVRMRSSDVTVTAADTDTASVTFSGNPDLAARIRVEFVGDRLEVEAPPARTGLFSFGGSKMTVSVVVPLGSDAELETGSGNIRTTGELAVIGTRTGSGSVRIAHGTSVDATCGSGAVTIESAVSVRVTTGSGRIAVTEADDAQLRTGSGTVTAESVRTIEASTGSGDVIIRTLGVSATLKSGSGNHVVRHVARGEVTAKNASGDISVGVAHGSAAMLDCSTVSGKVRSELEPTGAPDSDADAVALRLRSVSGNITVRRA is encoded by the coding sequence ATGACCTCCGACCACAGCTTCGCCGTCGATGGGCCCGTCAGACTCCTCGTGCGGATGCGGTCCAGTGACGTCACCGTCACGGCCGCCGACACCGATACGGCATCGGTCACCTTTAGTGGGAATCCCGATCTCGCCGCCCGCATCCGGGTGGAGTTCGTCGGGGACCGCCTCGAGGTCGAAGCGCCGCCGGCCCGTACCGGCCTGTTCTCCTTCGGTGGATCGAAGATGACTGTGTCCGTGGTGGTCCCGCTCGGCTCCGACGCCGAACTGGAGACCGGCTCCGGCAACATCCGCACCACCGGGGAGCTCGCCGTGATCGGCACCCGGACAGGGTCTGGCAGTGTCCGGATCGCTCACGGCACGAGTGTGGATGCCACCTGCGGTTCAGGTGCCGTCACCATCGAGTCCGCCGTCAGTGTGCGCGTGACCACCGGTTCCGGCCGGATCGCGGTCACTGAGGCCGATGACGCGCAGCTGCGCACCGGATCGGGCACGGTCACCGCCGAGTCGGTGCGCACCATCGAGGCCTCCACCGGATCGGGTGATGTGATCATCCGCACCCTGGGTGTGTCGGCCACCTTGAAGAGTGGATCTGGCAACCATGTGGTGCGCCACGTGGCCCGCGGTGAGGTCACCGCCAAGAATGCCTCTGGCGATATCTCCGTCGGAGTTGCCCACGGCTCCGCCGCGATGCTCGACTGCTCCACCGTCTCCGGCAAGGTCCGCAGCGAGCTTGAACCCACGGGCGCGCCGGACAGTGACGCGGACGCCGTGGCGCTCCGGCTCCGGTCGGTCAGCGGCAACATCACGGTGCGTCGAGCCTGA
- the ilvD gene encoding dihydroxy-acid dehydratase yields MSRPLRSRTSTHGRNMAGARALWRATGMGSEDFGKPIVAIANSYTQFVPGHVHLKDMGDLVASAVQEAGGVAKEFNTIAVDDGIAMGHGGMLYSLPSRDLIADSVEYMVNAHCADALVCISNCDKITPGMLNAALRLNIPVVFVSGGPMEAGKAIVADGVAKTNLNLINAINYSADDNVSDEALAQVEENACPTCGSCSGMFTANSMNCLTEALGLSLPGNGSVLATHAARKELFLEAGRTVVELAKRYYDDEDDSAAPRNIATKAAFGNAMALDVAMGGSTNTVLHILAAAQEGEVEFGLSDIEEISRNVPCLSKVAPNHPNYHMEDVHRAGGIPALLGELDRAGLLERDVTSVHTPTLTQWLADWDVRGGSATDEAIELFHAAPGGVRTTQAFSTSNRWESLDTDAAGGCIRDLAHAYTVEGGLAVLRGNLAEDGAVFKTAGVDPDVFHFVGKALVCESQDDAVEKILTKQVQPGHVVVVRYEGPAGGPGMQEMLYPTSFIKGRGLGKVCALITDGRFSGGSSGISVGHISPEAAAGGLIGLVEDGDEIEIDVDSRSIRLNVPDQVLADRRAKMEASEHPWQPVDRDRYVSPALRAYAAMATSADRGAVRDLSLIRRV; encoded by the coding sequence ATGAGTCGTCCGTTGCGTTCACGCACATCCACCCATGGCCGCAATATGGCCGGAGCCCGCGCCCTCTGGCGCGCCACCGGAATGGGTTCGGAGGATTTCGGTAAACCGATCGTCGCGATCGCGAACTCCTACACCCAGTTCGTGCCCGGGCACGTGCATCTCAAGGACATGGGCGATCTGGTCGCTTCCGCCGTGCAGGAGGCTGGGGGAGTGGCGAAGGAGTTCAACACGATCGCCGTCGATGACGGCATCGCGATGGGCCACGGCGGCATGCTCTACTCCCTGCCCAGTCGCGATCTGATCGCCGACTCAGTGGAGTACATGGTCAACGCGCACTGCGCGGACGCCCTGGTGTGCATCTCCAACTGCGACAAGATCACCCCCGGGATGCTCAACGCGGCGCTGCGCCTGAACATCCCGGTCGTCTTCGTCTCCGGCGGTCCGATGGAGGCCGGTAAGGCGATCGTGGCCGACGGCGTGGCGAAGACGAACTTGAACCTCATCAACGCGATCAACTATTCCGCTGATGACAACGTCTCCGACGAGGCACTGGCCCAGGTTGAGGAGAACGCCTGCCCGACCTGCGGATCCTGCTCGGGCATGTTCACCGCCAACTCGATGAACTGCCTCACCGAGGCACTCGGGCTCTCTCTGCCGGGCAACGGCTCGGTCCTGGCCACCCACGCCGCGCGCAAGGAGCTGTTCCTCGAGGCGGGGCGGACCGTCGTCGAGCTGGCGAAGCGGTACTACGACGACGAGGACGACTCGGCCGCCCCCCGCAACATCGCCACCAAGGCCGCGTTCGGCAATGCGATGGCGCTCGACGTGGCGATGGGCGGGTCCACCAACACCGTGCTGCACATCCTCGCCGCCGCCCAGGAGGGCGAGGTGGAGTTCGGCCTGAGCGACATCGAAGAGATCAGCAGGAACGTGCCGTGCCTGTCGAAGGTAGCGCCGAACCACCCGAACTATCACATGGAGGATGTGCACCGGGCCGGCGGCATCCCCGCACTGCTGGGTGAGCTGGACCGGGCCGGGCTGCTCGAGCGTGACGTGACCAGCGTGCATACGCCCACCTTGACGCAGTGGCTCGCCGACTGGGACGTCCGAGGCGGCTCTGCCACCGACGAGGCGATCGAGCTCTTTCATGCCGCACCGGGCGGAGTGCGCACCACGCAGGCGTTCTCCACCTCGAACCGGTGGGAGTCGCTGGACACCGACGCCGCCGGGGGGTGCATCCGCGACCTGGCGCACGCCTACACGGTGGAGGGCGGTCTCGCGGTCCTGCGCGGCAACCTCGCCGAGGACGGTGCCGTGTTCAAGACGGCCGGCGTGGATCCGGATGTCTTCCACTTCGTCGGGAAGGCGCTCGTGTGTGAGTCCCAGGATGACGCGGTGGAGAAGATCCTCACCAAGCAGGTTCAGCCCGGTCACGTCGTGGTGGTGCGCTACGAAGGACCGGCCGGCGGACCGGGAATGCAGGAGATGCTCTACCCCACCTCCTTCATCAAGGGCCGGGGCCTGGGCAAGGTGTGCGCGCTGATCACTGACGGCCGGTTCAGTGGCGGGTCCAGCGGGATCTCGGTGGGGCACATCTCCCCGGAGGCCGCAGCCGGTGGGCTGATCGGGTTGGTCGAAGACGGTGACGAGATCGAGATCGACGTCGACTCCCGCTCGATCCGGCTGAACGTGCCCGACCAGGTGCTCGCCGACCGTCGCGCCAAGATGGAGGCCTCCGAGCACCCGTGGCAGCCCGTAGACCGGGACCGCTACGTCTCGCCGGCGCTGCGCGCCTACGCCGCGATGGCCACCTCGGCCGACCGGGGTGCGGTGCGGGACCTGTCGCTGATCCGCCGAGTCTGA